GATCGCGCCGCTCGCGCCCGTGGGCACCGAGCTGTATCTGCAACTGGCGATCTGGCTGGCGCTGCTGTCCGGGGCAATGCTGTTCATTCTCGGCCTGCTGCGGATGGGGTTTCTGGCCAATTTTCTCAGTCACCCGGTGATCAGCGGCTTTCTTAGCGGCGCGGCGCTGCTGATCATCTTCAGCCAGCTGCCCCATGTGTTCGGCCTGGCCGCATTGCCGCGCACGCCGGGCGAGCTTACCGGGCAGTGGACGGCGATGAACAGTCTGGTCACCGCCATGGGGTTGGTCAGCCTGGGCTGGCTGATGTATGCCCGAAGCAGGCTGGCCGGACACCTGGTCAAGCTGGGGCTGCACGTCGGCATTGCCCGGCTGGCTGCGCGTCTGGCGCCGATTCTGGTGGTGGTGCTGGGCATCGTTGCGACCGCCGGGTTCGATCTGGCTGCACGCGGGGTCCCGGTGGTAGGCGACCTGCCGGCCGGCCTGCCGTCGCTGCAGTGGACTACACCGGACTGGAGCCATCTTCGCGTTCTGCTGATCCCGGCTGCGCTGATCAGTCTGGTCAGTTTCGTCGAAAGCGTCTCGCTGGCCCAGTCGCTGGCACGGCGCAAGCGTGAGAGCATCAATCCTGACCGCGAACTGCTGGCGCTCGGTGCGGCAAATGCCTGTGCCGGCGTGTCCGGCGGCTTTGCCGTATGCGGTGGCCTGTCCCGCTCGGTAGTCAACATGGAAGCTGGCGCCAATACGCCGCTGGCCAGCGTCATCGCGGCGGGGATCATAGCCCTGCTGGTCGCTACCCTCGCCCCGTTATTCGCCCATCTTCCGCTGGTGGTGCTTGCCACCATCATCCTTGTCGCCGTTACGCCGCTGATCGACGTGGTCAGTCTGCGACGGGCCTGGGACTACGACCGCGCCGAGGGCCTGACCCTGTTGCTGACCGCCATTGGCGTGATCCTCTTCGGCATCGAAGGGGGCATCATTCTTGGCGTCTGCCTGTCGATCGCCTCGCAGCTCTGGCGCGGCAGCCGGCCGCATGTGGCGGTGGTCGGACGGGTCCCGGGGACGCAGTATTTCCGCAATGTGAACCGGCATCTGGTGGAAATCGAGCCGCAGGTGCTGGCGCTGCGCATCGACGAAAACATTTTCTTTGCCAACACCAAGGCGGTCGAGCAGGCCCTGCTCGATGCGTTTCATGACTACCGCGACACCCGCCACGTGTTGCTGATCCTGTCTGCGGTCAACCATATCGACAGCACCGGACTGGACATGCTCAGCGAGATTACCGAAGGCCTTGCCGAACGCGGTGTGCGGGTACACCTGGCCGAGGTGAAAGGCCCGTTGATGGATCAGCTCACCGAAACCGACTGGATCGGCCATCAGGTTGGCGAGGTGTTCCCCAGCACCCATATTGCCTTCAACACGCTGGCCAATCTCAAGCAGAGCGAGGACACGGCCGAGACTGAGCCGGAGTCGACCTGACCGGGCGTCAGAAACCCTTTGCCAGCCAGACGGCTATAACCCCCACTGACAATGCAAGAGCGAGGGCTCTACGAGAAGCCGGAGCCGGCGGCGCCGCAGCGTCAAAGACTATCTTACGGCCATGCAGCATGGCGCCGGCGAGGCGCTTGCCGCGCAGCTGATACCAGACGACCGCCAGTACGTGTACGCCGATGAGGGCGTAGAGGAGTTCCTCGGTGGAGCGGTGCCAGCCGCTCGACAGTCGGCTGAACGGTGAGAATACCGCGTCTGCCCAGGGGCCGCTGACCGCTACATCATCCGTGGCAAACAGGCCGGTGACGGACTGGAAGGTGAACAGCGCGAGCATGGCCAGAACCGACAGCGACCCCAGCGGTGTATGACCCGCGCCGTGCCAATCGCCACGCCACTGTGCTGCCAGCCGCTGGGGCGTGGCGGCGAAACGGGTGAATCGTGCCTCGCTCGGCCCGCAGATTCCCCACACCAGGCGAAAGCCAAGCAGCCCGATGACCGCGAGGCCGAAACGCAGATGCCAGTGCATCCAGGTCTCGCCGAGGTTGACCGTGATCAGTGCGCCGGTGACAGCCAGCACGAGCAACCAGTGAAACAACCGCGTCGGTACATCCCAGACCTTGATTGGCAAACCCATCCCCTTACCAGGCGTGCAGAATCAGCAAGACGCCGGTCAGCGTCAGCAATGCGTAGACGATCTGCCGAAAGCGTGCCTCGTCGACACGGTGGTGCAGCCACTCACCCAGCAGCACGCCCACGACAAGGAGCGGCACATACGTCAAGGTGCGCGGCAGCGCCGGTATCAGGCTACCCTGAAACAGGAACAGTGCGCTGAGACTCGCGTTCAGCGTGAACCATACGCTGAGCATCGTTGCGCGCAGCCGGCTCTTGACCAGCGTGGTTCCGGCCATGGCGTAAACCAGCAGCGGCCCGCCCGAAGCGAACAGGCCGTGCGTGATGCCAGCGGCAAATGTCAGCGTGCGGCTGAGCCAGACCGGGTGTGCCTGGGCTACGATTCCGC
Above is a window of Halopseudomonas nanhaiensis DNA encoding:
- a CDS encoding SulP family inorganic anion transporter translates to MLDNPRLRPPGGTGWLAWLRNYRKAWLGGDVTAGLVVSVMIIPQSMAYAMLAGLPVEVGLYASILPLIGYALFASSMTLSVGPVAVTGLMTASLIAPLAPVGTELYLQLAIWLALLSGAMLFILGLLRMGFLANFLSHPVISGFLSGAALLIIFSQLPHVFGLAALPRTPGELTGQWTAMNSLVTAMGLVSLGWLMYARSRLAGHLVKLGLHVGIARLAARLAPILVVVLGIVATAGFDLAARGVPVVGDLPAGLPSLQWTTPDWSHLRVLLIPAALISLVSFVESVSLAQSLARRKRESINPDRELLALGAANACAGVSGGFAVCGGLSRSVVNMEAGANTPLASVIAAGIIALLVATLAPLFAHLPLVVLATIILVAVTPLIDVVSLRRAWDYDRAEGLTLLLTAIGVILFGIEGGIILGVCLSIASQLWRGSRPHVAVVGRVPGTQYFRNVNRHLVEIEPQVLALRIDENIFFANTKAVEQALLDAFHDYRDTRHVLLILSAVNHIDSTGLDMLSEITEGLAERGVRVHLAEVKGPLMDQLTETDWIGHQVGEVFPSTHIAFNTLANLKQSEDTAETEPEST
- a CDS encoding cytochrome b/b6 domain-containing protein, which gives rise to MGLPIKVWDVPTRLFHWLLVLAVTGALITVNLGETWMHWHLRFGLAVIGLLGFRLVWGICGPSEARFTRFAATPQRLAAQWRGDWHGAGHTPLGSLSVLAMLALFTFQSVTGLFATDDVAVSGPWADAVFSPFSRLSSGWHRSTEELLYALIGVHVLAVVWYQLRGKRLAGAMLHGRKIVFDAAAPPAPASRRALALALSVGVIAVWLAKGF
- a CDS encoding sulfite exporter TauE/SafE family protein, which translates into the protein MIDPWIWVGVCILIAYTIEAITGFGSLVIALSLAALMLPLPEVMPVLVPLSVLMSGFLAWRNRRHIDWRLLLRMILPLMLGGMLVGYVAHTGLDDQLLKLLFGLLIVWFAGRELWRLARGIVAQAHPVWLSRTLTFAAGITHGLFASGGPLLVYAMAGTTLVKSRLRATMLSVWFTLNASLSALFLFQGSLIPALPRTLTYVPLLVVGVLLGEWLHHRVDEARFRQIVYALLTLTGVLLILHAW